The Apus apus isolate bApuApu2 chromosome 1, bApuApu2.pri.cur, whole genome shotgun sequence nucleotide sequence GCCCTACAACCAAGAGATTATCACCCATGTAtcactcatttattttaataatatattttttctttgctcctttAAGACTCATTATGAATCTCTAGCTTTTcacttttcaattttttctctgaaaagcattcctttttctgaaaCTACTAGCTTGGGCCTAGATGTAGCAGTCTAGTCCCATTCAGGGAAGCTTTTAataatttgcttaattttaaatgtgaGGTTGACATGCTTCCTGAGTCATTAAGTCCAACATCCAGCTGTTACTGTCACCCCTGCTATGAAACTGCTTCCCTAAAATGATAGAATATTTCTTTCATGATATCTTTGCAGATGGATATTATATTTGCAAGATATTTTGCTTTGCAGTATCTACAACTGAGATGCTATGATGCCGACATCTCATAAGATGTTTCTCATAAGAAGCAGAGAGCTCTTGATTCATAAAGTACCTGGGATGACAAAGGAAATGGTTACATAGGAATCAGGAAACTAACCAGTTAAGAAATAATGCATAGGATTAATTGAAATGCTGCAGAAGCTTAATTGAAACAATGCAAAGGATGAATTGAAATACTGCAGAACATTAATtcccacaaaacagaaatggttTATTCTAGTGGTGGTGATGGTGCCCGTTTTCTCAGGGACTAATCTCTGCCAGAAGCCTAGATGACACAATGTAAGAAATGATGGTTATAGCTCTTCTCACTTCTGTAGTCATGCTTACCTATGATATTTGGTCTACCTGGATCATTGTGATACTGAGTCTCTCTCTCTTAATCtccctttaaatatttaattagtttttaaaatgtagaacaATTGGCCTTGAAAATGCAACTGCTCCCGCAATTCTGTTGGGAAACGTTTTAGGTATTTTGTTTCCAATTGGAAGTAACATAATCAGAAGAAATATCTCCCAAGTTTCAGGTAGTTGTTCTACACATTAATCTATTAATTAAAATTGCATGTACACAAACCAATCTTGAGAAGCGAAGACCCAATTGCTTTTGGGGTAAGGCCCTCCTGCCATGGCCATGTCTGTACCATGGGGAAATGCTCTCTGAACCTTTAGGTGTCTCCAAGTCCAGGCTGGAAGATCTGATGGAGTATCATGGAGATCCCTTCTGGGATGGAGCTAAGACAAATTCGTAGACCCAAAGCATAAACGAAGTCATATTATACTTGCTAGAACCTGCCCCCACAGAGGGGTCAGCAAGAGAATGGGAACTTGCAGAGTTGACCTGTAGCTAGAACTGCAACAGATCAGAGATTAGTACCTTAGAGATCTGCTGATTGAGCAACCTTGTGAGGCTTATGAGAATCTCAGGGGAGCTGAAAGATTTCATATAAATCTCAACATACAAATTAAATGTTAACCAAGTGTTTTCCATTATAGATTTAACCtataatctgttttgttttaacattgGCCTATCAGATTAAAACTTAAGAATATTTATTAACCATTCTGAGTCATCCTCTTCTATACAAATGAATGGGTGAGAAagcatagaaagaaaaaaggacaaaacataattaatttaaaactaaatataaaaatagatatGATCcattattgaaataaaaataaaaaagaggaaatttttgttttcatttttgtaccaagaaaaaaacaaacacattagGCACTAAGGGATTATTCccaaaagaaatatattttacagaaaatggaATTATTAAATACATTCACATTAAAAGTTTAGAATGTTTTCAGCAGTTACAAAATGTTCAACAGTCATCTACAAAAATATTCatgaatacttaaaaaaacttCAGTCAGGCATGGTTATTTGTTGTCTcaaaaatcaaatttaaatatgattctgtattttcttttttgtatttcaaggGTGAGATATTTACCCAAAGAAAATATCACGGATAACTCTGATGGCACAATATCCTACATGCTGCCTAATGTTGCTCGTTTTGAACCTGATCTCTCTGTTGGGTCAGAAAATGATACATTCACGTGCCTCAACCTTGCTGTTGCTGtaagtaaagaaacaaaaccactttttaaTATCAAGATACTGGAGGAAATAGGGGAGAATTTAACATTAGTAATGCTGAAACTGTCAAGGGATGTGGCAGGATTAGGGGTATGGATAGGTTTTCTCTCTGTGAACTCAGATGACACAAGTGTCAGCAAGGCTAGgataactgtaaaaaaatataaaattctgaGGACATATTGCATATATATAAGTTTCCTTATATTCTCAGGACAATCTTAATGGTAACTGGAAATTGACTTGTTCCTGTCAATGGAAGCAAAGGCATTGGTTTGGATGGGATGTATCAAAAAGCATCCTCCTGGTTAATTTTAATGTGGGAATGAATCCAGAGTTTGTGGATGAATTCCCCTTCTGTGTGAGGTACAGCATGAACAGTACAAGGCAGGTTTGTCATACTCTTTCCATATCATCCTCAGTCCTGCTTTAGAGGGGAGGCTGCATTAAATCTCAGCCACGGCGCATGCATGACTTCACTGCCTCCCTGTGTTTATTCCCCATGGTGCCCCTCAGCACCACTGCAACAGTTTCCCCTGACCTCTCCTGTCCTACCAGGACTCCTTGGTCCttcaaagaaaagcacaggGGTTCCCACCCAGAGCAGTGCTAGAGCCTTTTTGGTCCAGATATTCTTGTATTTTCACAGGTTGAGAATGTTTGTCCTTCACTGATGTTTACTGTTTTCATATTTACATTCAGCCTTGGTTGTGTTGCTTGATCGTCTTATACTGACTCTgtggtgtctgtgtgtgtgagtgtcAGGATCACTGTGAGAGGGTGGGTGCTAGGGGCAGAGTGAATAGATGATGGTGTTAACAcaatatagaatcacagaatcaatcacagaatcatcaaagAATCCatgttagaagggacctcaaaagatcatctgaTCCAAGCTTTTCTGAGAAAGGGAGCCACGATGAGATATCCTAGAAGCCTAGGCaccttgaaaacctccagttATGGGGACTCTATGACACTCTGACTGTTCTAATTGACTGTTCtcactgtaaaacatttttttcttctatcaaGATGAAACCTGTCCTGGTGCAACTTTTATCCATTATCCCTTCTTTTTTCCATGTCAACTCTTGTGAAAAAGAGCTTCCATCCTCTTTCTAGCAGctctttaagtactggaatatTGTGACCAAGTCTGcctgagccttcttttctctgggGAGAAAAGAACTAATAAATAATGGCATATTACATTATTGAGACCCCATATATTCTGGCCATGCCTTAATTTAGGCCAGCACGTTTCTTGGAAAGCTGCTATTGTTTCCTGTACTCAGAGTCCTTCATGTCATAGTATTAGCTGGTACTGTTCATCTTCCACACTTAGCACCACATAGCTGTTTATGGAGCTAAGCATAGGCTCATGCCTGGAAGCATCTGTTTCAGGGGAGATGGGAACAGAGCATCCAAAGTTCATTTTGCTGTTCAGAAACAAACTGGTATAAGACTTCATTCCCAGAGAGACTCTTCCTATCTCATTCACCAGTACTGACTCCAATCCAGTAGAGCCTACCTTTTATATCATAACCTTGTCATCAAAATACTCACAAGGGATTTCAGAGAGATGTTTTTCACGCTCTCTTAATTCTGAGGAGACTGAACACACATCTGCATCTTATAATCTTGTTCTATCCATGTTTTCTTCTTACTCCATTTTCAATTTCAGACAAGAGAGAAAGACTCGTGGGGCTGAAGATGGCAGGAAGTGAGAGCAAAAGAGACTCTTCCATTGCTACCCCTGTAGCACTAACTGTAAAAAGATGGTCTATTAAAGAGCTGAGCACTTGCTCTAAGACAATTGCTTGTTTTTACACAGAATTACTTACCAAAATGGTTACAATTTCCTGCTTCACCGGACAGGCCAACATAGataatttctgtttgctttccacAAGGTATTGAGTGCCTTTAGGGACTAGACTTAGTGTTTATGCCTCTGGGATACACCTACTGCTGGTAAATctacattattatttattgaatTAGGAGAAGTTATCCATTATTTATTATACTTAAAGCTGTTCAGAAAGGAGGACTTGTTAATTGCAAAGATGTATTCATTCTAGGTAAAGAAATAAAGGATATTCAGCACTTGGTCAGTTTTTGCAGGATAGAGTTATGTCGCTGCTAGTGTAACAGCAAATCTTAGCCAGGTATCTAAGTCAGTGAGTAACAAGGCTTGTATATTTTTACTTACATGTTTTAGTGCAAATTAATCTGAAGTATATGACATATGGAGATGAAAGGAGAGAGCTAGAAAACCAAAAGTGGAACAACCCATGTTATACAGATAGAGATTAAAGATTattccttggagatattcaaaagccatctggacgTGGTCTTAGGCCACTCTTGATGGCCCTGCTTGTGCGAGttgttggaccagatgacctccagaggtcccttccaacctcagctcttctgtgattctgtgactgggGATGATCAGCAGTAAAGCTGAATTGTTTGTCTTTGTGTAGTATCACCAGTAATTGTTTTGTTAAGGAGTGTCAGTTTTAAGTAGAAACTTAACCTACAGTGGGCTGAAACTCTGGAAACAGGCTTTGCCAGAGATTTCTTGCAGTCAGTCTCTGTGTTTTTAATCCAAAGCACATGCAGAATTTTATGCTAAACTATAATTCTATTGTTGTTGTAGGCTGCACCTTCCTTGTATACAAACACTTTTATACAACTACTATTAAATTCTTGGATTAAATCTTCTAAGTCACAATTGCTGCAGAACAGAACAGTGAAAGAACTACTGTGGGGATACAAAGATCCCTTCTTAAACAAGGTCCCCTTCCCTTTGGACCCAGTTCTGGGAGTCTTCTATCCGGTAAGTGAAACAAATGAGGAGACAGAACCTTCAGATATCATTCTGTGAATAAAAATTAAGGCAGCTACTGtgagaaagcaaaatgtgaCAATGCTACAACCTGGTTCTGTACTTTTAACTGTAATTCCTACTTCTTGTGTCTGTTACAGTATAATGGAACATTCGATGGAGTTTACAGAGTTTACACTGGGacagaagatattaaaaaaacagcaataattGAAAGCTATAAAAACAAAAGGTATCATAGCTTTGTATAATTAAAGACCATAAGTATTTTCAAGGTATGACTTTTAAGTTTTGATTCACTAAGAGCTATAGATAAACGGAAAACCTTCAATAATTTGAGGGAAGCTGGATCAAGTCCTGGGCTTAACAAAACTACCTGTCTCTTTCAGTTATTCATGACTTTTTTTGGAGCTCAGATTGAAGACAATTATTGATTCTTTGATACAAGTAGTTACTTCGGCTTTGCATACTTTAGTAGCTAGATCCCTTTTATCCTGTTCCAATGTGTCATATAGTTTATCTGAATAAATCACTGAATATCTCTATCTTCTGACTTTGCTAATGGGTCAGGCTTATACTGGAGCAGTTATATTTAGCAATACAGGTAATTAAGTGGATTACATGGTATAATATGCAACATGcaacctgatttttttaaaattttttatcTTAAAGGAATCTTTCATACTGGGAAGGTCACTGTGATATGGTCAATGGCACAGGTAAGCCTATTCAAGCTTTCTAAAAAATCAGCAGATTGATTGATATTTTAAGAGATACAATGTTTAATTTAATTCCCTGGAATTTTGAGAGTTCTATATTCTGTGTATTAAATGTCTATACAAATCAGAATGTATACATAATATTACTACTATACATGGATACGTTTGCATCTATTATATGTTATTGTCCATTATTTTGTATATACGTATACACACACCCTCTTTAGTTTGAGTAGGTGTGGAATAGACAGAAGAACAGAATCCATCTATCTTTTTCTACTAATTATCTTTATGGTACAATATAACTAAGATAATTTTTTGATTGCTTCAGCCAttgaaaattatcttttcattCCAATAATGCACATCCATTtacactgttaaaaaaaccccaaaattaaatgcacaggaatgaacataaataatttttactgagatatgaaaataaattaaagtgGCAAGGGACAAGATTCTCTGACAAGTGGTGTGAAGGCCTCTAACAGGTGAAAagggatgaagaagaaaagtaatGCAGTTTGGGATGAATCAACTAAGAACGTATATTTTTGAATTTGCATTTGTAATGCACATGAAAACTTGTTGAAGGTGATACTTGATGAGTGCTAATGTTGCTATGAGGACAGCAGAATCTGTGGAGCTGAGGCTGGCAAATGTCATGATGGAGGCTTTTGCAGACAGGCGTTCAGTGAGCAAGGATCAAAACAGGCAGGTTTATGGGTTGGTtgattttgttgtgttgtgtttttttccttttatgtgcTGCTTTACCTGGTATAGTTAATTTTCCTTGTATGTGGCAAGttattttgaagtatttcatATAAATCACAATAATCTGACTTTCTAACAGTCTATGAATGAGAAAAGATTAGTTCCTTTAAAAACtatgtaattaattttagaagaggcaatattttatttggttctgggacttttcttctttcttatgGAGCCTTACACCTTTTTTCCCAGGGTCAGTGTTatggtttttcttcttccacagCCGATAGAATAAACATACTCAGCTAACTAGACTAGTGCTCCAGAACAGTAAAAATGTGGAGTCTTTTCTTGTTAGCAAAGGTTATCACAGAATTTACAAAAGCATTCAGTGCAACTGCTCAGGAGAGACAGTGTGTTTAGAGAAGTAAAAGGTTTACAAAGTCATACAATTAAGTGTGGAAATTCCTTCTTATCTTGGAAGCTTTCACACCAAAGTGCAGCATGTAGAGAATAAGTAAATATCTAGGTAAAAATATTAAGCAGTATTCTTTTCTGGGTTTGAAATGAGCCCATGTTTGCAAACTCTCTGAGACTGCCAAGATTTAGAAATCAAGTGTGCGTCTACCATGATCTTGGATCTTCTTTTAATAAAAGTGCTTCTGTCAGCAGTGGGCAAGTCACAGCATGTAATTTGGCTTTCTCACTCTTGCCAACTAGATTAAATGATATCACAGATTTTTTCAGTGCCTTGGTTGTGACTGCTTATTACtaagaaactaaaaagaaattGTAGCAAGAAGTAACGAATGTGCTGGTTAAAATTTTGTTGCAACACCTTCTTTGGGAATATGGCAGGGTCCTCTTGCTTAACTCTGGATGCTTGCAGTGTAGAAATATGCATCTGAACTCTCTGTGTTCTTTTCATAGCTAGTGGAGAAAAAGGCATCACCAAAGTGCTATTCCTCTGGCCTATTTTGGACATCTGCCGTGGAGTAAGATGAGTTGTGCCCTAGAAGTGCTTCTTTCCTTTAGCTAGAGAGGATCTCAGTTTATGATGTCTGCTTGAGCAATCTTTGGTGGAAAAAGGTTTAGCACTGATTGTTAAAGAGGCAATGTTGAAGTCTAAATATGTGTTTCTTATAAGTTCTGAGTGCCATAACTGCAGGTAGACCAAGCATCTCTAGAAAGGTTTAGGTCTTAAGACTGCATAACCCTTCAAGATGTGGCAACAGGTATTGGGATTTGTAATAAGCAGAAACTGGGTTTTGTATCCTCTTCTTTAATGGGCCTGATCATACAATTTCACATCtgtgggtgaaaaaaaaaaaaaaaaaagaaaaaaagctgccaGAATTTGGCTGACTTTCAAACACAATATAACCTTATCTGTAGTGTGCCTGTTATTGTACAATAACACATATATCTTTTCCCATAAACTACTCATTTTGTTTATCTTTTCCACAGCTTTATAGGAAAGTAACAGCTGAGTATAATGCCCTCTAAGTGGAATTGCTTTCAagctcttattttattttattcacagaTGGGGCATCATTCCCACCATTTGTTAAGAAGAATCAGGTACTGCGCTTCTTCTCCTCCGACATCTGCAGGTAGGCAGGTCCCTTCCTGGTGTGACACACCCTGCATGTGCCACTCCAGTGCTCTATGGTTTCAGAGGGCAGTTGTAGGGGCTCTGCTTGGGCTCAGGTTTCTGAGACAGTTCAATATAAATGTTTCAGCTAAACACATATAAATGGATGAGCTCTGTTCGTGATTCAGACCCTGATTCTTCCACTTTTATTTATGTCAAGTAGAAAGGTATTTATGGTGTATTTCAATTCAGCCAGTTACAGATGTATAATCAGGAATATCTGACACTGTTGTGAGCTGTTACAGATCTATGAAAGACATTGATGGGCACAGGGTTCCAAGTCTTGAACTTCTTCTTATCTCAGGATCCACATCCTATAACCTGCCTAATTTGGTCTGAGAGGGAAACAGGTAAAGCAGGGGACAGCTAGGCTCATCTTTGGCATTTCTGGAACATCATCTCTGCTGAGCAGGAGTTCAGGTCTTCCACTAGATACCCCAAATTTTTTTCTCACAGGATAATTTTacgtattttatttttatgtacttacaaacaaacaaaactacttAATGCATCTCATGCTAATGGCTTTTCAGCCTGCTTCTGCTGTGGCTGTCCAGTGTCCCTGAGTTCTCCAGTGGGATCACTGAAGGAAATGTTAAAAGATTTAAAGTGCATCACAGCATATTTACTTTGGGACGCTTGAccccttttatttattttgctgcctGGAAACAGCTGTTTCCTTTTAACCAGGTTTAAAGTGGACCATTTACTTTGCAGactgtttttaaatgtcagtgtttCTACATGAAGTTAAagttttgtggctttttgtttggttgtttttggttgttctttttgtttgtttgtttttgtgaagTAATTGTATCCCCAAACTCTAAGACATTTCACAAGTCACAGAAAAGGGAATTTTATGCAGAGGAGAAACGATCAAATGCTTGGGATTGATTGCACACAGTTTGAAAGATCCTGCTGGCCATTTTAAGTCTCACAATTAATGAATGATGAAGAGGGACAATACAAATTGCCCAAAGGTCATGCAGAAATGGGGTAATGGCAGGTGGTTCTGTCCATGTTGCAAAATCCAGAACCCTGTTCTTTGGCTGCAATACTGTGCTGTTGCCTGGCTACATTATGGTGTAACAACCATATCTCCCTATCAGCTGATAATGTAACAGCAAATAGAAGATTCTGATTAATATGCAATGGAATAAGGTTACATGCAGAATGTTGCCAGCATCATAAAGCTCAGATTAGTATCATCAAGTCAGCAAAACCTATAGCAGAGCTGATTTACGTTAATAAGTATCTCTAATGTAGTCTAAAAATGTTCAAAAATTTAATAGTAACAGGAGGTACAGAGATGTGTAGGGAAAAGCGCTCTTCATTAATTTGTTAGATTTGTGTATATTGTTTATCActagttttttttatttttgtgctcaCCTCTGAGCCTGAACATCCTTCTCGTGAAAGTGTGGGATATTCTCCATTACCGAGCAACACCCCAACAAACTTCTGAACAGTGTGAAGAGAGCCTGGACATTGGCTCCCTGGAGTACTTGTTTCTTTTAAGAGAGAAGTGGTTGGGGGATCCCTAAAGAGTATTGCCATGAATCcagatttttaatacaaatgaCTGAAACATGTAAATCTTCTTTTATTCAGATCGATCTATGGAGTTTTCCAGGGCAAGCAGAATGTGAAGGGCATCTCACTCTATCGTTTCGCAGTTCCTCGTGAAGCATTTGCATCACCCACTGAAGTTCGAGACAATTACTGCTTCTGTACAGATGAAGTCATATCACAGAACTGCACGTTAGCTGGAGTCCTAGACATAAGTGCCTGCAAAGCAGGTATAGTAGAGACATGTTACTACCAAACAAGCTGTTTACCTGGGGAGAAAGTGTGTGTCCTGTAGCTGAGGTGTTACTCTAAGATCCAGGCCATTTGTGTTTGTCTTGTGAATTCTTTCACAGATTGAGAGACCCTTCCAGTTTCTGCAGCCTCATTTCCCAAAATGAGGACTatagtatttctgtatt carries:
- the CD36 gene encoding platelet glycoprotein 4 gives rise to the protein MGCDTNCGLITGAIIGAVLAIFGGALIPIGDYLIGKAIKKEAVIVNGTIAYDNWVVPGSSVYREFWIFHVQNPSEVLEEGAHPKLEQRGPYTYRVRYLPKENITDNSDGTISYMLPNVARFEPDLSVGSENDTFTCLNLAVAAAPSLYTNTFIQLLLNSWIKSSKSQLLQNRTVKELLWGYKDPFLNKVPFPLDPVLGVFYPYNGTFDGVYRVYTGTEDIKKTAIIESYKNKRNLSYWEGHCDMVNGTDGASFPPFVKKNQVLRFFSSDICRSIYGVFQGKQNVKGISLYRFAVPREAFASPTEVRDNYCFCTDEVISQNCTLAGVLDISACKAGRPVFISLPHFLHASDSILHDVEGLSPNEQEHETFLDIEPTTGFTLQFAKRLQVNLLVRPAPKIEALSKVKKPYVFPILWLNESAVIGDEKAEMFRKKVVGPVQLLGMLQMVLMITGSVLFITFMGSFFICVSKKSK